One region of Gopherus evgoodei ecotype Sinaloan lineage unplaced genomic scaffold, rGopEvg1_v1.p scaffold_197_arrow_ctg1, whole genome shotgun sequence genomic DNA includes:
- the LOC115640087 gene encoding olfactory receptor 5V1-like, which translates to MKTSQETVGRNSTTISGFILLGFSDIPSLQHLFFSVFLVTYIVILAGNLLIIVLTLADPTLHTPMYFFLRNLSFLEMCYTSVNVPKMLRNLLSGDKTISFIGCATETYFTFFLGGSECFLLASMAYDCYVAICKPLHYPVVMNRKVSTGLAAGSWLSGLLMSFGHTSTVFILPFCRSHEINHFFCDIPPLLKLACGDTSRNDMAVFIMVFFFAIFPFMLILMSYVCIISTILRLPSRAGRRKSFSTCSSHLMVVTLFYGSACIMYLKPNSSYSPDTDKFLSLF; encoded by the coding sequence aTGAAAACTAGCCAAGAAACAGTGGGAAGAAACAGCACGACAATCTCTGGATTCATTCTCCTGGGCTTTTCTGACATTCCCAGCCTGCAGCATTTATTTTTTTCGGTGTTTCTGGTCACCTACATAGTCATCTTGGCTGGAAACCTTCTAATCATTGTCCTCACACTGGCTGACCCAACTCTTCATACCCCTATGTACTTCTTCCTCAGGAACCTGTCCTTCCTGGAGATGTGCTACACATCAGTCAATGTCCCCAAGATGCTTAGGAATCTGCTCTCTGGGGATAAAACCATCTCTTTCATTGGCTGTGCTACGGAAACTTATTTCACCTTTTTCCTTGGTGGTTCAGAGTGTTTTCTCCTGGCGTCCATGGCCTATGATTGCTATGTTGCAATATGCAAGCCTCTGCATTACCCCGTGGTTATGAACAGGAAGGTGTCCACTGGACTGGCTGCGGGATCCTGGCTCAGTGGTCTCCTCATGTCCTTTGGTCACACCAGCACGGTATTCATCCTACCCTTCTGCAGATCCCACGAGATtaatcatttcttctgtgacatccctCCACTGCTGAAGCTGGCTTGTGGAGACACCTCCCGCAATGATATGGCTGTCTTCATCATGGTTTTTTTCTTCGCCATCTTCCCCTTCATGCTGATTCTCATGTCCTATGTctgcatcatctccaccatcctgaggctCCCCTCCAGGGCAGGCAGGAGGAAGtctttctccacctgctcctcacacCTCATGGTGGTTACACTATTCTATGGCTCTGCTTGCATTATGTATCTGAAGCCTAATTCCTCCTATTCACCAGACACAGACAAGTTTCTCTCTCTGTTCTAA
- the LOC115640088 gene encoding olfactory receptor 10A7-like, producing MKTSQKTVGRNSTTITGFILLGFSDIPSLQHLLFSVFLVTYIVTLAGNLLIIVLTLADPALHTPMYFFLRNLSLLEMCYTSVNVPKMLGNLLSRDKAISFIGCAMQRYFSFFLGGSECFLLACMAYDRYVAICKPLHYPVVMNRKVSTGLAAGSWLSGLLMSFGHTSMVFTLPFCRSHEINHFFCDIPPLLKLACGDTSHNEMAVFIMAFFFVIFPFMLILISYVCIISTILRMPSGEGRRKSFSTCSSHLVVVTLFYGSACIMYLKPNSSYSADTDKFLSLFYTVITPMLNPIIYSLRNKEVKGAFWRMVWRRRFH from the coding sequence ATGAAAACTAGCCAAAAAACAGTGGGAAGAAACAGCACAACAATCACTGGATTCATTCTCCTTGGTTTTTCTGACATTCCCAGCCTGCAGCATTTATTGTTTTCAGTGTTTCTGGTCACCTACATAGTCACCTTGGCTGGAAACCTTCTAATCATTGTCCTCACATTGGCTGACCCAgcccttcacacccccatgtatttcttcctcaggaACCTGTCCCTCTTGGAGATGTGCTACACATCAGTCAATGTCCCCAAGATGCTTGGAAATCTGTTGTCTAGGGATAAAGCCATCTCTTTCATTGGCTGTGCTATGCAAAgatatttctcttttttccttggtGGGTCAGAGTGTTTTCTCTTGGCGTGCATGGCCTACGATCGCTATGTTGCAATATGCAAGCCTCTGCATTACCCCGTGGTTATGAACAGGAAGGTGTCCACTGGACTGGCTGCGGGATCCTGGCTCAGTGGTCTCCTCATGTCCTTCGGTCACACCAGCATGGTATTCACTCTACCCTTCTGCAGATCCCACGAGATtaatcatttcttctgtgacatccctCCACTGCTGAAGCTGGCGTGTGGAGACACCTCTCACAATGAAATGGCTGTCTTCATCATGGCTTTTTTCTTTGTCATCTTCCCCTTCATGCTGATCCTCATTTCCTATGTctgcatcatctccaccatcctgaggatgCCATCGGGAGAGGGCAGGAGGAagtccttctccacctgctcctcacacCTCGTAGTGGTGACACTGTTCTATGGCTCTGCTTGCATTATGTATCTGAAGCCCAATTCCTCCTACTCAGCAGACACAGACAAGTTTCTCTCTCTGTTCTACACAGTCATCACGCCGatgctaaaccccatcatctacagcctgaggaacaaggaggtgaagggAGCATTCTGGAGAATGGTGTGGAGAAGAAGGTTCCATTGA